One window of the Cryptomeria japonica chromosome 7, Sugi_1.0, whole genome shotgun sequence genome contains the following:
- the LOC131047295 gene encoding putative UPF0481 protein At3g02645, whose protein sequence is MESMKADEVKLDQDLWLIQIKEGLQFQGEQEEEMDICLSVFGVPSELLSVKPEAYIPQCVSIGPYHHWRSQLLEMERNKMAAAQRFEKTITGKFEDVVEEVKKYDWQIRNCYHKYLDYKKETLAWLMAMDASFVLDCLQFQVQQADQASLQAVSHVKYLGRVLDPAGRSAIHNTIMRDLMMLENQLPLFLLQKLLEMELGSHNKAEERLCNLVTIACKQWSPFMLKMRDSSRLPIKQRGHILEVIYYSIVPAPGMEDSISKKNEDGNVTLADSTYLTGALQALWKALSSIQIGVVELVSELSERVLNERTVQLVTALSKNLVSVLETLSIKRRDETDEEKDEERGFSSAETPPTRDELAIPSVSELYSAGVKILPTEGDLTTIRFDPTTATLHLPRVRLDCNTEVVLRNLVAFEASAAPGALIFTRYTDFMNGIIDTDEDVGLLRKSGIIYNHLADDGKVASLWNGLGKCVKLTKVKHLDQVIADVNKHYHKRWRVAVKKNISKYIFGSWKLLTVLAALILLLLSCFEAFCSVYECKQWWSNASLL, encoded by the coding sequence ATGGAATCAATGAAAGCAGATGAAGTAAAGTTGGATCAAGATCTCTGGCTTATTCAAATCAAGGAAGGCCTGCAATTTCAGGGCGAGCAAGAAGAAGAAATGGACATTTGTCTATCAGTTTTTGGTGTGCCTAGCGAGCTGTTGTCAGTGAAGCCAGAAGCATATATTCCGCAGTGCGTCTCCATTGGACCATATCACCATTGGAGATCCCAACTGCTGGAAATGGAGAGAAATAAAATGGCTGCTGCACAAAGATTTGAGAAGACCATAACCGGTAAGTTCGAAGATGTAGTGGAGGAGGTGAAGAAGTACGACTGGCAGATCAGGAACTGCTACCACAAATATCTGGACTACAAGAAGGAAACGCTGGCATGGCTAATGGCTATGGACGCCTCCTTCGTGCTCGACTGCTTGCAGTTCCAAGTCCAACAGGCGGACCAGGCTTCTCTACAAGCGGTTTCTCATGTCAAGTACCTGGGCAGAGTTTTAGATCCAGCTGGCAGGAGCGCAATCCACAATACTATTATGAGAGATCTGATGATGCTAGAGAATCAGTTACCTTTGTTTCTCTTGCAGAAGCTGCTGGAAATGGAGTTGGGTTCTCACAATAAAGCGGAAGaaaggctctgcaatttggtgaCTATCGCCTGTAAGCAATGGTCGCCATTTATGTTGAAGATGCGGGATAGTTCAAGGCTACCAATAAAACAGAGGGGCCACATATTGGAGGTGATCTACTACTCTATTGTCCCTGCCCCAGGCATGGAGGATAGCATTTCTAAGAAGAATGAGGACGGGAATGTCACGCTGGCGGattcaacatacttaactggtgcCCTGCAAGCTTTATGGAAGGCTCTTTCCTCCATACAAATCGGGGTTGTTGAACTTGTCTCGGAACTCTCTGAGCGTGTGTTAAATGAAAGAACTGTCCAGTTGGTGACAGCGTTGTCCAAGAATCTTGTTTCCGTTTTGGAAACTCTTTCAATTAAGCGCAGAGATGAAACAGACGAGGAAAAAGATGAAGAGAGAGGGTTTTCTTCAGCGGAAACTCCTCCTACACGCGACGAACTAGCGATTCCCTCCGTTTCCGAATTATACTCGGCAGGAGTAAAAATCCTTCCAACCGAGGGAGACCTTACCACAATTCGCTTCGACCCGACCACTGCAACTCTTCATCTTCCCAGAGTGAGGTTGGATTGTAACACAGAAGTAGTTCTCAGAAATCTGGTGGCGTTCGAAGCTTCGGCGGCGCCTGGTGCGTTGATCTTCACTCGCTACACCGATTTCATGAACGGCATCATCGACACAGACGAAGATGTTGGGCTGCTGAGAAAGAGCGGGATTATCTACAATCACCTGGCCGACGACGGGAAAGTGGCAAGCTTGTGGAACGGCTTGGGTAAATGCGTGAAATTGACGAAAGTAAAACATTTGGATCAAGTTATAGCGGATGTCAACAAGCATTATCACAAGAGATGGCGCGTTGCTGTTAAGAAGAACATAAGCAAATACATATTTGGTTCATGGAAGCTCCTCACTGTTCTCGCCGCACTGATACTTTTGCTCCTCAGTTGCTTTGAGGCTTTTTGTTCTGTGTATGAGTGTAAGCAGTGGTGGAGCAACGCTAGTCTTTTGTAG